GGCAAAAAAACCTGTTCATTGCCTTATGCTGCCTTGGTCCTTCATTATTGCGGGTATTTAACGGATAATTTATATCGGCTTAACTGAGAAGAGTTTCCATCCTGCTAGAATATTTGTGAAAGATATAACAAAAGAGGAGGTAAGTCTATGCCAGATGCGAATTTCAGAGTAAGAGCAGTTTCGGAAAGTCCGGCGCGAGTTGCCGTAAAGGCAAGGAATTTTACTATGATAGTTGATGAGCCACCAAATCTCGGTGGTGACGATATGGGTGCCAATCCTGTCGAGTATGTTTTGGCCGCATTGGCCGGCTGTCTGAATGTAGTCGGACATCTTGTAGCAAATGAGATGGGCTTTCAAATAGAAAAGCTGGAGATCGACGTTTATGGTCCGCTGAACCCGGCCAGATTGTTTGGTAAATCGTATGAAGACAGAGCGGGTTACAAGGAGATAACCGCGGAGATGAAAGTTGACACCGATGCAGATGAAGAGACGCTAAAGAAATGGGTCGAGGCTGTGGAGGATCGTTGCCCAGTCTCTGACAATCTGGGAAATTCCACACCGGTAAGGGTGGTTGCAAAAGAACTTACAAAGGTCTGACAAATCTGAGAGGGCTCCTTCAGAGGAGCCCTCTCAGATTCTAATAACCGGACGATTCGTTGACCGGAAAGAACTGGACCGGAGTCTCGAGCTCATTATGTCCGCTGCTGAAGAAAGATAGAGTTAC
This is a stretch of genomic DNA from Mesotoga infera. It encodes these proteins:
- a CDS encoding OsmC family peroxiredoxin gives rise to the protein MPDANFRVRAVSESPARVAVKARNFTMIVDEPPNLGGDDMGANPVEYVLAALAGCLNVVGHLVANEMGFQIEKLEIDVYGPLNPARLFGKSYEDRAGYKEITAEMKVDTDADEETLKKWVEAVEDRCPVSDNLGNSTPVRVVAKELTKV